The following coding sequences lie in one Cannabis sativa cultivar Pink pepper isolate KNU-18-1 chromosome 5, ASM2916894v1, whole genome shotgun sequence genomic window:
- the LOC133038030 gene encoding uncharacterized protein LOC133038030 encodes MEKKLALLIGVLLSLHLAQFFGADFQVKANETTDTELKTSLDLERSGDSNGLNLTLDYQTKRNEVKNLGGGNGAERNGSSLVKAKSNKPKNLGKDQSVENGRKVDVIVVEPKKSLHQAKTKGDLNAGVKLDEDRRKSSEEEAKKPLNVEKGKGESGEKNKKDDEIVEAKDLSRNREENGVVKNDEIRKSDEKQGVVGVGNLKLPEETTGSSVDECYLSIKCTDAGNQLIACLRVPGNESPHLSLLIQNKGNDSLTVDISAPNFVQLDRTKVQLKKKENTKVEVSIGNEGTDSLIILRAGNRVCNLDFKDLITQNSSPKFAYLGLPAQRPTIAFMSFAALLIVVSAWLFVSFRRRKLLSIGGFTYQKLDTGLPVSVGGKQKLTDNEGWDEDWGDDWDDEETPRTPSKPSPSLTSSKRLASRRLSKETWKD; translated from the exons ATGGAGAAGAAATTAGCTCTTTTGATTGGGGTTTTACTGTCATTACATTTGGCTCAGTTCTTTGGTGCTGATTTTCAG gtAAAAGCTAATGAAACAACAGATACAGAATTGAAAACCTCATTAGATTTAGAAAGAAGTGGAGATTCAAATGGTTTGAATTTGACTTTGGATTATCAGACTAAGAGAAATGAAGTAAAGAATTTAGGTGGAGGAAATGGGGCTGAAAGGAATGGCTCGAGTTTGGTTAAGGCCAAATCGAATAAACCGAAGAACTTGGGGAAAGATCAGAGTGTGGAGAATGGTAGGAAGGTAGATGTCATTGTTGTTGAACCTAAGAAAAGTCTTCACCAAGCTAAAACCAAAGGAGATTTGAATGCGGGTGTTAAATTGGACGAAGATAGGCGAAAATCAAGTGAAGAAGAGGCTAAAAAGCCTCTCAATGTGGAAAAGGGAAAGGGGGAGTCAGGTGAAAAGAATAAGAAGGATGATGAGATTGTTGAAGCGAAAGACTTGTCTCGGAATAGGGAAGAAAATGGAGTTGTTAAAAATGATGAGATTAGGAAGAGCGATGAGAAGCAAGGCGTTGTCGGGGTTGGGAATTTGAAATTGCCAGAGGAGACTACAGGAAGTAGTGTTGATGAATGTTATTTATCTATTAAGTGCACTGATGCAGGGAACCAATTGATTGCCTGTTTGAGAGTTCCCGGAAATG aaTCACCCCATCTTTCACTTCTAATCCAGAACAAAGGCAATGACTCTCTTACAGTTGACATTTCAGCTCCTAATTTTGTTCAGCTAGACAGAACAAAAGTTCAacttaaaaagaaagaaaacacaAAG GTTGAGGTTTCTATTGGAAATGAAGGAACTGATAGCCTGATCATCTTAAGAGCAGGCAATCGCGTTTGCAACCTTGACTTTAAGGATCTGATCACGCAAAATTCCTCTCCGAAGTTTGCATACCTAGGCCTTCCCGCGCAAAGACCTACCATTGCATTCATGTCCTTTGCTGCTTTGCTAATAGTGGTTTCAGCTTGGTTGTTTGTTAGCTTCCGGAGGAGGAAGTTGCTTTCAATCGGTGGCTTTACATATCAAAAGTTAGACACAGGGCTACCGGTTTCTGTTGGTGGAAAACAGAAGTTGACTGACAATGAGGGATGGGATGAGGATTGGGGCGATGACTGGGACGATGAGGAGACACCGAGGACGCCATCAAAGCCTTCTCCGAGCCTCACTTCTTCTAAACGCCTTGCCTCTAGAAGGTTGAGTAAGGAAACTTGGAAAGACTAG